The genomic window GCCATTTTGTAAAGAATGCTTGCAAGTTCCATATATCTTGGTCGATTGATCTCACGCTTTTTTCGGTTGAAAGAATTGACAATTTCTATCGCCAACTTATTTGGATCAAGAACAAAATTCTTCACAGATTGAAGATAAGTACCACTGTGATCAGCCACTTCAAAAAAGTTTGTATCCACGGGACCAGGATTGACTGTAGTCACCCAGACGTTAAGTGGATTTAATTCCAATCGTAAACCATCTGAAAAGCCAATAACGGCTGCCTTGCTTGCGGCATATGCTGCTGACTTAGGCGTGGCAATTTTACCTGCCATCGAACCGACATTGAAAATATGACCATGTCCTGCAGCCACCATCTGTTTGGCAACTAATCTAGTCATCAACATCAGTCCTAAAACATTCACTTGAAACATTTTTTCAACTGTGTCGAAATCCGTATCCAAGTAATTAGAGAAATCTCCAAATCCAGCCGCATTAACTAGAACGTCAACGGTAGCAAAGTTATCTTCTATAGTTTCCACGCCATCAACGATAGCTTTAGGATCGGCCATGTCGATCGATAAATATTCATGATTAGAGTATTCGCTACCGACTTCGATACACTCTTGTTTGACGCCAGCCAGCTTGTCGCTATTTCTTGCAACTAAGATCAAGTTTGCTCCTGCTTGGGCGGCATTAATGGCAACCATACGTCCAATTCCAGATGACGCACCTGTAACTAAGACCGTTTGATCTAACAAATTGACCATGACAATTCCCCTTTTCTAATTATTGAACGGAACCTCATAAATGTCGAAATCATTGACGACTCTGCTGTTATCAAAAATCTTTCTAGCTTCATTTTGCAAAGTTAAAGCAGCCTTGCC from Companilactobacillus sp. includes these protein-coding regions:
- a CDS encoding SDR family NAD(P)-dependent oxidoreductase gives rise to the protein MVNLLDQTVLVTGASSGIGRMVAINAAQAGANLILVARNSDKLAGVKQECIEVGSEYSNHEYLSIDMADPKAIVDGVETIEDNFATVDVLVNAAGFGDFSNYLDTDFDTVEKMFQVNVLGLMLMTRLVAKQMVAAGHGHIFNVGSMAGKIATPKSAAYAASKAAVIGFSDGLRLELNPLNVWVTTVNPGPVDTNFFEVADHSGTYLQSVKNFVLDPNKLAIEIVNSFNRKKREINRPRYMELASILYKMAPSVGDYLAGTFGNRK